Proteins encoded in a region of the Isosphaeraceae bacterium EP7 genome:
- a CDS encoding aminodeoxychorismate/anthranilate synthase component II, protein MILLIDNYDSFTYNLVQRFGEIDPTLDLRVVRNDQITPDEIEASRPTHLIISPGPCTPREAGISNAVIERFAGKIPLLGVCLGHQCIGHTYGAIVERAERIMHGKTSLIYHDGQGVYRGLSNPFQATRYHSLVIRPGTLPPEFKVVAWTEENEIMGIRHERFALEGVQYHPESFLTLEGSKLLRNFLETPATPPAPAAS, encoded by the coding sequence ATGATCCTGCTGATCGACAATTACGACTCGTTCACCTACAACCTCGTCCAGAGGTTTGGGGAGATCGACCCGACGCTCGACCTACGCGTCGTGCGCAATGACCAGATCACGCCCGACGAGATCGAGGCGAGCCGCCCCACCCACCTGATCATCTCGCCCGGCCCTTGCACGCCGCGCGAGGCCGGCATCTCCAACGCCGTCATCGAGCGTTTCGCCGGCAAGATTCCCCTGCTCGGCGTTTGCCTGGGCCACCAGTGCATCGGCCACACCTACGGCGCGATCGTCGAGCGGGCCGAGCGGATCATGCACGGCAAGACGTCCCTGATCTACCACGACGGCCAGGGGGTTTACCGGGGCCTCTCCAACCCGTTCCAGGCGACGCGTTACCACAGCCTCGTCATCCGGCCCGGCACGCTCCCCCCCGAGTTCAAGGTCGTCGCCTGGACCGAGGAGAACGAGATCATGGGCATCCGCCACGAGCGGTTTGCCCTGGAAGGGGTGCAATATCACCCCGAGAGCTTCCTGACCCTGGAGGGGTCGAAGCTGCTGAGGAACTTTCTCGAGACGCCGGCCACTCCGCCCGCGCCGGCCGCGTCGTGA
- a CDS encoding ABC transporter ATP-binding protein, protein MSRDVIIETRNLTKVYRDFWGRPKVQALKALDLKVYRGEIFGVLGPNGSGKTTTIKLLLGLLFPTEGDAFIFNEPTTNVAKNERIGYLPEESYLYKFLNAEETLHFYGRLFKMSRAERTKRVDRLIDMVGLSGAKHRQLREYSKGMQRRIGLAQALINNPELILLDEPTSGLDPIGTSEIKELIRDLREQGKTIVLSGHLLADMQDICDRIAILHRGELKELGKVSDLLTVQDVTQFKVRDLPDTALEEIKGVLGRHGAQLLAVDHPTTTLEELFLRIVRESDLHPGRRRVGDKPGDAGLPTMTPEELAAVPGKN, encoded by the coding sequence ATGAGCCGAGACGTCATCATTGAGACCCGGAACCTGACGAAGGTCTACCGCGACTTCTGGGGCAGGCCGAAGGTCCAGGCCCTCAAGGCGCTCGACCTGAAGGTCTATCGGGGAGAGATCTTCGGTGTCCTCGGACCGAACGGTTCGGGCAAGACCACCACGATCAAGCTGCTCCTCGGTCTGCTCTTCCCCACCGAGGGGGATGCCTTCATCTTCAACGAGCCGACGACCAACGTCGCCAAGAATGAGCGGATCGGCTACCTCCCCGAGGAGTCGTACCTCTACAAGTTCTTGAACGCCGAGGAGACGCTGCACTTCTACGGGCGGCTCTTCAAGATGTCGCGGGCCGAGCGCACCAAGCGGGTCGACCGCCTGATCGACATGGTCGGTCTCTCGGGCGCCAAGCACCGGCAGCTCCGCGAATATTCCAAGGGGATGCAGCGCCGGATCGGCCTGGCCCAGGCCCTGATCAACAATCCCGAGCTGATCCTCCTGGACGAGCCGACCAGCGGCCTCGACCCGATCGGCACGTCGGAGATCAAGGAGCTGATTCGCGACCTCCGAGAGCAGGGCAAGACGATCGTCCTGTCGGGTCACCTTCTGGCCGACATGCAGGACATCTGCGACCGGATCGCCATCCTTCACCGCGGCGAGCTGAAAGAGCTCGGCAAGGTGAGCGACCTGCTGACGGTCCAGGACGTCACCCAGTTCAAGGTGCGCGACCTGCCCGACACGGCGCTCGAAGAGATCAAGGGCGTCCTGGGACGTCACGGCGCGCAACTCCTGGCGGTCGATCACCCGACGACCACGCTGGAAGAACTCTTCCTGCGCATCGTCCGCGAGAGCGACCTGCACCCGGGCCGACGCCGGGTGGGCGACAAGCCGGGCGACGCCGGCCTGCCCACGATGACTCCCGAAGAGCTGGCGGCCGTCCCGGGCAAGAACTGA
- a CDS encoding MqnA/MqnD/SBP family protein — MSSPSPEGQVIRVGHSPDSDDAFMFYALTHDKFDTGGLTFVHQLEDIETLNRRALQGELEVSAVSIHAFAHLADKYALLASGSSMGDRYGPTIITREPKTLDELKAAGTTIAIPGTLTTAYLTLQLCLGKDVPVVVMPFDEILPAVAEGRVDAGLIIHEGQLYYGEKGLHKVVDLGEWWFGETGLPLPLGGNVVRKDLGAEKVELIARLLRQSIEYALANRQEALDYALQYARDLDPKLADRFVGMYVNEWTVDYGPRGREAVRALLGRAEREGLIPGPLSVEFVG, encoded by the coding sequence ATGAGCAGCCCAAGCCCCGAAGGCCAGGTCATCCGCGTCGGACACAGCCCGGACTCGGATGACGCCTTCATGTTCTATGCCCTGACCCACGACAAATTCGACACGGGCGGGCTGACGTTCGTCCACCAGCTTGAAGACATCGAGACTCTCAACCGACGAGCCCTGCAAGGTGAGCTGGAGGTGTCCGCCGTCAGCATCCACGCCTTTGCCCACCTGGCCGACAAGTACGCGTTGCTGGCCTCGGGCTCGAGCATGGGCGACCGCTATGGCCCGACGATCATCACCCGCGAGCCGAAGACGCTCGACGAATTGAAGGCCGCCGGCACCACGATCGCCATCCCGGGCACCCTGACGACGGCCTATCTCACCTTGCAACTCTGCCTCGGCAAGGACGTCCCCGTCGTCGTCATGCCGTTCGATGAGATCCTCCCCGCCGTGGCTGAAGGACGGGTCGACGCCGGGCTCATCATCCACGAAGGACAGCTCTATTACGGCGAGAAGGGCCTGCACAAGGTCGTCGACCTGGGTGAGTGGTGGTTCGGCGAGACCGGCCTGCCGCTGCCCCTTGGTGGCAACGTCGTCCGCAAGGATCTGGGGGCCGAGAAGGTCGAGCTGATCGCCAGGCTGCTCAGGCAGAGCATCGAATACGCCCTGGCCAACCGCCAGGAGGCGCTGGACTACGCCCTCCAGTACGCCCGCGATCTCGACCCCAAGCTGGCCGATCGATTCGTGGGGATGTACGTCAACGAGTGGACCGTGGATTACGGCCCCCGCGGCCGCGAGGCGGTCCGGGCCCTGCTGGGCCGCGCCGAGCGTGAGGGCCTGATCCCCGGCCCGCTTTCCGTCGAATTCGTGGGTTGA
- the lnt gene encoding apolipoprotein N-acyltransferase has translation MTPETIAVSPQPRSPLDRSPALLSVASALLTWATFPPAEASWLAWVSLVPFFSVLGSQRPARSIYFGAWLGGLVFWVLAIQWIRHTDETAWLGWLVMATFLSLGWPLFVWLTRTAVLRLRISPLAAAPIMWVALELVRSYILTGFPWYYLAHSQFRMLPVIQMADLTGALGLSLLIALVNATLTKALLSWTNPANLGHPQLDRDAIRGVIVTSALLIATLAYGGIRLATSRFEAGPRIALMQTNIPQSYKNRAESTKIIADIEAMIARLAKAKERPDLLVWPETSYPHGLVQIAGGLSASELETQGKVYGPNREPAWYNEQKRITDGYLLELAGYLKTPMVVGVTLYDFARGGASRFNSAVVIEPGKAVSQAYHKLFLVPFGEYIPLFEVFPWLITLTPYRDGYVPNLSFGRETPPLDVNSWRYAVAICFEDTVARVVRRGMVPDATGRAPDVLLNLTNDGWFHGSPEHEMHLAVSVFRAVENRVPLARAVNSGISAIIDGNGKIIASLPKMTEDILSVVTPLDGRVSLYTRLGDWVGGLCLAACLAVTVMAFLGKTRHQPISANLPGLPQGG, from the coding sequence ATGACCCCCGAAACGATCGCGGTCTCCCCACAGCCGAGGTCTCCGCTTGACCGCAGCCCGGCGTTGCTCTCGGTCGCTTCGGCACTGCTCACCTGGGCCACCTTCCCGCCGGCCGAGGCCAGTTGGCTCGCCTGGGTCTCGCTCGTCCCCTTCTTCTCGGTCCTCGGCAGCCAACGGCCCGCCCGGTCGATCTACTTCGGGGCCTGGCTGGGCGGCCTGGTCTTCTGGGTGCTCGCCATCCAGTGGATCCGGCATACCGACGAGACCGCCTGGCTGGGTTGGCTGGTCATGGCCACCTTCCTCTCCCTCGGCTGGCCCCTGTTCGTCTGGCTGACCCGCACGGCCGTGCTTCGGCTGAGAATCTCGCCGCTGGCCGCCGCACCGATCATGTGGGTTGCCCTGGAGTTGGTCCGCTCTTACATCCTGACCGGGTTCCCCTGGTATTACCTGGCCCATAGCCAGTTCCGGATGCTCCCGGTGATCCAGATGGCCGACCTCACGGGTGCGCTGGGCCTGAGCCTCCTGATCGCCCTGGTCAACGCAACACTCACGAAAGCGTTGCTCTCGTGGACCAATCCCGCCAATCTGGGCCACCCGCAACTCGACCGTGACGCGATCCGCGGGGTGATCGTCACCTCAGCCTTGCTGATCGCGACCCTCGCCTACGGCGGGATCCGGCTCGCGACGTCCCGCTTCGAGGCCGGCCCGCGCATCGCCTTGATGCAGACGAATATCCCCCAGAGCTACAAGAACAGGGCCGAGAGCACAAAGATCATCGCCGATATCGAGGCTATGATCGCTCGACTGGCCAAGGCCAAGGAGCGGCCCGACCTCCTCGTCTGGCCCGAGACCTCGTACCCCCACGGCCTCGTCCAGATCGCCGGCGGCCTCTCCGCGTCCGAGTTGGAGACGCAAGGCAAGGTCTACGGCCCCAACCGAGAGCCAGCCTGGTACAACGAGCAGAAACGCATCACCGATGGCTATTTGCTCGAACTCGCCGGCTACCTGAAGACGCCCATGGTCGTTGGGGTGACCTTGTACGACTTCGCTCGGGGGGGGGCCTCGCGATTCAATTCGGCCGTCGTCATCGAGCCCGGCAAGGCCGTGTCGCAGGCCTATCACAAACTCTTCCTCGTCCCGTTCGGCGAGTACATCCCGCTCTTCGAAGTCTTCCCCTGGCTCATCACGCTGACCCCGTACCGCGATGGTTACGTCCCCAACCTGTCGTTCGGCCGCGAGACGCCGCCACTCGACGTCAACTCCTGGCGTTATGCCGTCGCCATCTGCTTCGAGGACACGGTGGCCCGCGTCGTCAGGCGCGGCATGGTCCCGGACGCCACGGGGCGCGCGCCCGATGTCCTCTTGAATCTGACCAATGACGGCTGGTTCCACGGGTCGCCGGAACACGAGATGCACCTGGCCGTCAGCGTCTTTCGGGCCGTCGAGAACCGGGTTCCCCTGGCCCGTGCGGTGAATTCCGGCATCTCGGCGATCATCGACGGCAACGGCAAGATCATCGCCAGCTTGCCCAAGATGACCGAGGACATCCTGAGCGTCGTCACCCCGCTCGATGGCCGCGTGAGCCTGTATACCAGGCTCGGAGATTGGGTCGGCGGTCTCTGCCTGGCGGCCTGTCTGGCCGTCACGGTCATGGCATTCCTGGGCAAGACACGCCACCAACCTATCTCCGCCAATCTTCCCGGCTTGCCCCAAGGCGGATGA
- a CDS encoding molybdopterin molybdotransferase MoeA, whose amino-acid sequence MLTDKEATLAVLAAAEPLPAHLVSLGDAGGLILAENVSADLDSPPFTKALVDGYAVRSSDLGAAGSSLPLGRQILAGQSPDTPLGPREAASIMTGAPMPEGADAVVMIERTVLAGDLVEFLDDAPRPGRNLMPRGREMRAGDLVARLGDVLSPALIGLLAAVGRPRIAAFGPARVAVVPTGDELVEADFQPGPGQIRNSNGPMLAALAREAGALATLYPIAPDDEGPLTLALKEGLDADVLLIIGGVSAGVRDLVPHALGLLGVETVFHKVRIKPGKPLLLGLGPNRSERPRCLVFGLPGNPASGFVNFHVFVAPALDKMTHRQDRTRWARLRLSTDFAHRGDRPTYHPSRYEFRDGSIAIRPLDWAGSADLRSLTDSDALIRFAEGDRHYRAGEEVDILQTRGRSPDLPQP is encoded by the coding sequence ATGCTGACCGACAAGGAAGCGACACTCGCGGTGCTGGCCGCCGCCGAGCCACTGCCCGCGCACCTCGTCTCGCTCGGAGACGCAGGCGGCCTGATCCTGGCCGAGAATGTCTCCGCCGACCTCGACTCTCCCCCCTTCACCAAGGCTCTCGTCGACGGCTACGCCGTGCGGTCCTCCGACCTCGGGGCGGCGGGCTCGTCGTTGCCTCTGGGCCGCCAGATCCTCGCGGGTCAGAGCCCGGACACTCCACTGGGCCCACGCGAGGCAGCCTCGATCATGACCGGGGCGCCCATGCCCGAGGGCGCCGATGCCGTCGTGATGATCGAGCGGACCGTGCTCGCGGGCGACCTGGTCGAGTTCCTCGATGATGCCCCCAGGCCGGGCAGGAACCTGATGCCCAGGGGCCGCGAGATGCGTGCCGGAGACCTCGTCGCACGCCTCGGCGACGTCCTCAGTCCCGCGCTCATCGGCCTCCTCGCGGCCGTCGGCCGGCCCAGGATCGCCGCGTTTGGGCCGGCCCGAGTCGCCGTCGTCCCGACCGGTGACGAGTTGGTCGAGGCCGACTTCCAGCCCGGCCCGGGCCAGATCCGCAACTCCAATGGCCCGATGCTGGCCGCCCTGGCTCGCGAAGCCGGCGCCCTCGCCACCCTTTACCCGATCGCACCCGACGACGAAGGCCCGCTCACCCTCGCCCTCAAAGAAGGGCTGGACGCCGACGTCCTGCTCATCATTGGCGGCGTCTCGGCCGGGGTCCGCGACCTGGTCCCGCATGCCCTGGGGTTACTGGGCGTGGAGACCGTCTTCCACAAGGTCCGGATCAAGCCGGGCAAGCCGCTGCTGCTCGGGCTCGGGCCGAACCGGTCGGAACGCCCGCGCTGCCTGGTCTTCGGCTTGCCGGGCAACCCGGCCAGTGGCTTCGTCAATTTTCACGTCTTCGTCGCCCCGGCCCTCGACAAGATGACTCACCGTCAGGATCGGACTCGTTGGGCAAGGCTCCGGCTCAGCACGGACTTCGCCCATCGCGGCGACCGCCCGACGTATCACCCTTCTCGGTATGAATTTCGAGACGGGTCGATCGCGATCCGGCCGCTCGACTGGGCGGGTTCGGCCGACCTCCGGAGCCTGACCGACTCCGACGCCTTGATCCGGTTCGCCGAAGGCGACCGTCACTATCGAGCCGGCGAGGAGGTCGATATCCTCCAGACCCGCGGCCGATCCCCGGACCTCCCCCAGCCTTGA
- a CDS encoding Rad52/Rad22 family DNA repair protein, which translates to MTQNPDLFAALAASFDPQEVRVRSQGGRQLHYITARTAMNRLDDVLGPENWWDDYAPNANSVLCRLTIRLPDGSTVTKQDAGGYAGMADQGDDDKSGFSDAFKRAAAKFGIARYLYRDGVPAFVRERDPALNMPAQDSSAPQRAVAAPVPQAVPANNNANVRPAGSAPRSGRALFAWTKEQEQLHEVGLLKYLNNWAKLQEFPARMVDWDADQVALAYTEATRKLQSIQPTHSESYQEALSN; encoded by the coding sequence ATGACCCAGAATCCCGACCTATTTGCGGCCCTCGCCGCGTCCTTCGACCCGCAGGAAGTCCGCGTCCGCTCCCAGGGCGGCCGCCAGTTGCACTACATCACCGCCCGGACCGCCATGAACCGGCTCGACGACGTGCTCGGGCCCGAGAACTGGTGGGACGATTACGCCCCCAACGCCAACTCGGTGCTCTGCCGCCTGACAATTCGCCTGCCGGACGGTTCCACCGTCACCAAGCAGGACGCCGGCGGCTACGCGGGCATGGCCGACCAGGGCGACGACGATAAGAGCGGCTTCTCCGACGCCTTCAAGCGGGCTGCTGCCAAGTTCGGCATCGCTCGGTACCTTTACCGCGACGGTGTCCCGGCCTTCGTCCGGGAGCGAGATCCCGCCCTCAACATGCCCGCGCAGGACAGTTCAGCCCCTCAGAGGGCCGTCGCGGCCCCGGTTCCGCAGGCTGTTCCGGCGAATAACAACGCCAATGTCCGGCCTGCCGGCTCGGCTCCTCGCAGCGGCCGTGCCCTGTTCGCCTGGACCAAAGAGCAGGAGCAACTCCATGAAGTTGGCCTGCTCAAGTATCTGAACAACTGGGCCAAGCTCCAGGAATTCCCCGCCAGGATGGTCGACTGGGACGCCGATCAGGTTGCTCTCGCCTATACCGAGGCGACCCGTAAGCTCCAGTCGATCCAGCCGACCCACTCCGAATCGTATCAAGAAGCGCTGTCCAACTGA
- a CDS encoding aconitate hydratase, whose amino-acid sequence MLNSFGALGSLEVDGRTFKIHRLDALAGQGVDLARLPFSLKVLLENLLRNEDGTTVTADDIVGLSKWDAKAIPSREIAFRPSRVLLQDFTGVPAVVDLAAMRDAMKRMGGDPTRINPLQPVELVIDHSVQVDEAGTALAFVTNAELEFARNRERYAFLRWGQTGFENFRVVPPDTGIVHQVNLEYLARVVFTSTDIAGHENDPEPAAYPDTLVGTDSHTTMINGLGVLGWGVGGIEAEAAMLGQPVSMLVPQVVGFRLLGTLREGSTATDLVLTVTEMLRRKGVVGKFVEFYGEGLATLPLADRATIANMAPEYGATCGIFPIDDETIRYLRLSGRPEPLIKLVEAYYKEQGMYYTVGAPEAIYTDTLELDLSTVEPSLAGPKRPQDRVPLSQAKESFAKALKVMLDVKPVAASKPAAATVGATNDVKSEARLEGEGGGGTAVGSEDPFAPSAAVRPLRSGVIDHGSVVIAAITSCTNTSNPSVMIAAGLVAKKAVARGLTTKPWVKASLAPGSKVVTNYLDDAGLTEPLNALRFNLVGYGCTTCIGNSGPLPLEISKAIQDDDLVAVAVLSGNRNFEGRINSDIRANYLASPPLVVAYALAGTMNIDLINEPLGDDPSGNPVYLKDIWPTQAEVAEAVTKSVRADHFHSEYADVFKGDEHWNSLQVPIGDLYEWDQSSTYVKNPPYFDGMTLEPPPVREIVDARVLALLGDSITTDHISPAGSIKVQGPAGRYLTEHGVGVKDFNSYGARRGNHEVMVRGTFANIRLRNRLAPGTEGGVTRLLPEGEVMSIFDAAERYRERDVPLVVLAGKEYGSGSSRDWAAKGPKLLGIRAVIAESYERIHRSNLVGMGILPLQFGAGDNAEGLGLTGEELFSIQGLAEGIATEFANGKQVEVVAKRPDGEEHRFQATVRIDTPQEIRYYQHGGILPYVLRQLLTGRE is encoded by the coding sequence ATGCTTAATAGCTTCGGCGCGCTGGGTTCCCTCGAGGTCGACGGCCGGACCTTCAAAATCCACCGCCTCGATGCGTTGGCCGGCCAGGGCGTGGATCTCGCCCGGCTCCCCTTCTCGCTCAAGGTCCTGCTCGAAAACCTGCTCCGCAACGAGGACGGGACGACGGTGACCGCCGACGACATCGTCGGCCTGAGCAAGTGGGACGCCAAGGCGATCCCCAGCCGAGAGATCGCGTTCCGCCCCAGCCGCGTGCTACTCCAGGACTTCACCGGCGTTCCCGCCGTTGTCGACCTGGCCGCCATGCGCGACGCCATGAAGCGGATGGGGGGCGACCCCACGCGGATCAACCCGCTCCAGCCCGTCGAGCTGGTGATCGACCACTCGGTGCAGGTTGACGAAGCCGGCACCGCGCTCGCCTTCGTCACCAATGCCGAGCTGGAATTCGCCCGCAACCGCGAGCGGTACGCGTTCCTCCGCTGGGGCCAGACCGGATTCGAGAATTTCCGCGTCGTGCCGCCCGACACGGGGATCGTCCACCAGGTGAACCTTGAATACCTGGCGCGGGTCGTCTTCACCTCGACCGATATCGCCGGTCACGAGAACGACCCCGAGCCGGCCGCCTACCCGGATACCCTGGTCGGCACCGACTCGCACACCACGATGATCAACGGCCTCGGCGTGCTCGGCTGGGGCGTCGGCGGCATCGAGGCCGAGGCGGCCATGCTCGGCCAGCCCGTGTCGATGCTCGTGCCGCAGGTCGTCGGCTTCCGGCTCCTGGGCACCCTCAGGGAGGGCTCGACGGCCACCGACCTGGTGCTCACCGTCACCGAGATGCTCAGGCGCAAAGGCGTCGTTGGCAAGTTCGTCGAGTTCTACGGCGAAGGCCTCGCGACCCTCCCCCTGGCCGACCGCGCCACCATCGCCAACATGGCGCCCGAATATGGGGCGACCTGCGGGATCTTCCCGATTGACGACGAGACGATCCGCTACCTCCGTCTCTCCGGCCGGCCCGAGCCGCTCATCAAGCTGGTCGAGGCCTATTACAAAGAGCAGGGGATGTACTACACGGTGGGCGCCCCCGAGGCGATCTACACCGACACCCTGGAGCTGGACCTCTCGACCGTCGAGCCGAGCCTGGCCGGCCCCAAGCGCCCTCAGGACCGCGTGCCCCTGAGCCAGGCGAAGGAAAGCTTCGCCAAGGCCCTGAAGGTCATGCTCGACGTCAAGCCGGTTGCGGCGAGCAAGCCCGCGGCGGCGACCGTCGGGGCGACGAACGACGTCAAGAGCGAGGCCAGGCTGGAAGGAGAAGGGGGAGGCGGCACCGCGGTTGGGTCGGAAGATCCGTTCGCCCCCTCCGCCGCAGTCCGCCCGCTACGGTCGGGCGTCATCGATCACGGGTCGGTCGTCATCGCCGCCATCACCAGCTGCACCAACACGTCCAACCCCTCGGTCATGATCGCCGCCGGACTGGTGGCCAAGAAGGCCGTGGCCAGGGGCCTGACGACCAAGCCCTGGGTGAAGGCCAGCCTCGCCCCAGGCTCGAAGGTTGTTACGAACTACCTGGACGACGCCGGGCTGACCGAGCCGCTGAACGCCCTCAGGTTCAACCTGGTCGGCTACGGCTGCACCACCTGCATCGGCAACTCGGGGCCGCTCCCGCTGGAGATCAGCAAGGCGATCCAGGACGACGACCTCGTCGCCGTCGCCGTGCTCTCGGGCAATCGCAACTTCGAAGGTCGGATCAACTCCGACATCCGGGCCAACTACCTGGCCTCTCCTCCCCTGGTTGTCGCCTACGCCCTGGCCGGGACGATGAACATCGACCTGATCAATGAGCCCCTCGGCGACGACCCGTCAGGAAATCCGGTCTACCTGAAGGACATCTGGCCGACCCAGGCCGAGGTGGCCGAGGCCGTCACCAAGAGCGTCCGCGCCGACCACTTCCACTCGGAATACGCCGACGTCTTCAAGGGCGACGAGCACTGGAACTCGCTCCAGGTCCCCATCGGCGACCTCTACGAGTGGGACCAGTCGTCCACTTACGTGAAGAACCCGCCTTACTTCGACGGGATGACCCTGGAGCCGCCGCCCGTCCGCGAGATCGTGGACGCCCGCGTGCTGGCCTTGCTGGGCGACAGCATCACAACTGACCACATCTCGCCCGCCGGTTCCATCAAGGTCCAGGGGCCCGCCGGCCGATACCTGACCGAGCATGGCGTGGGCGTCAAGGATTTCAACTCCTACGGCGCCCGGCGCGGCAACCATGAAGTGATGGTGCGCGGGACGTTCGCCAACATCCGGCTCCGCAATCGCCTGGCACCGGGGACCGAAGGCGGGGTCACCCGTCTGCTGCCCGAGGGCGAGGTGATGTCGATCTTCGACGCCGCCGAACGGTATCGGGAGCGGGATGTCCCCCTGGTCGTCCTGGCCGGCAAGGAATACGGCTCGGGCTCGTCGCGTGACTGGGCGGCCAAGGGGCCGAAGCTGCTCGGGATCCGGGCGGTCATCGCAGAGAGCTACGAGCGGATCCACCGCTCGAATCTCGTCGGCATGGGGATCCTCCCGCTCCAGTTCGGCGCCGGCGACAACGCCGAGGGCCTTGGCCTCACCGGCGAGGAACTCTTCTCGATCCAGGGGCTGGCCGAGGGAATCGCGACCGAGTTTGCGAATGGCAAGCAGGTCGAGGTCGTGGCCAAACGCCCCGACGGCGAGGAGCATCGATTCCAGGCGACCGTCCGGATCGACACGCCCCAGGAGATCCGTTATTATCAGCACGGCGGCATCCTGCCTTACGTCCTGCGACAACTCCTGACCGGCCGCGAATAG
- the pdhA gene encoding pyruvate dehydrogenase (acetyl-transferring) E1 component subunit alpha, whose translation MSQVQAESKPIVSRNQAVGWLRQMMLIRRFEERSAMLYQNQKIGGFCHLYSGQEPLAVGSIGVLREDDYVITAYRDHGHAIARGMDVKLGMAEMMGKVTGCSKGKGGSMHFFDAEKGFMGGHAIVGSHIPLAAGMAFASKYQGQDRVCICYFGDGAMNQGGLHETFNMASMWKLPVIYVVENNLISMGTQLERSSAVLDLTARGGAPYGMPGVLVDSHDIEAMAKVTLEAARRARAGEGPTFIEARTYRFRGHSMSDPMKYRTKDELEKAKKNDPIIAYQAILMDRGWIDEATLHRITDEVKQEIEEAITFAEESPETPFEALYEDITVAPYTPQE comes from the coding sequence ATGTCTCAAGTCCAGGCCGAGTCCAAGCCCATCGTCTCCCGAAATCAGGCGGTGGGCTGGCTCCGTCAGATGATGCTGATCCGCCGGTTCGAAGAGCGCTCGGCGATGCTCTATCAGAACCAGAAGATCGGCGGCTTCTGCCACCTGTACAGCGGACAGGAGCCGCTGGCCGTCGGTTCGATCGGCGTGCTGCGTGAAGATGACTACGTCATCACCGCCTACCGCGACCACGGCCACGCCATCGCCCGCGGGATGGACGTCAAGCTCGGCATGGCCGAGATGATGGGCAAGGTGACGGGCTGCTCCAAGGGCAAGGGCGGCTCGATGCACTTCTTCGACGCGGAGAAGGGCTTCATGGGGGGGCACGCCATCGTCGGCAGCCACATCCCCCTGGCCGCCGGGATGGCCTTCGCCAGCAAGTACCAGGGCCAGGACCGCGTCTGCATCTGCTACTTCGGCGACGGGGCCATGAACCAGGGAGGTCTGCACGAGACCTTCAACATGGCCAGCATGTGGAAGCTGCCGGTCATCTACGTCGTCGAGAATAACCTCATCTCGATGGGCACCCAGCTCGAACGCTCGTCGGCGGTTCTCGACCTCACCGCACGCGGCGGCGCCCCCTACGGCATGCCGGGCGTCCTGGTCGACAGCCACGACATCGAGGCCATGGCCAAGGTCACCCTCGAAGCCGCCCGCCGCGCCCGCGCCGGCGAAGGGCCCACCTTCATCGAGGCCCGGACCTACCGCTTCCGCGGCCACTCGATGAGCGACCCGATGAAGTATCGGACCAAGGACGAGCTCGAGAAGGCCAAGAAGAACGACCCGATCATCGCCTATCAGGCCATCCTGATGGACCGCGGCTGGATCGACGAGGCGACCCTTCACCGGATCACCGACGAGGTCAAGCAGGAGATCGAAGAGGCCATCACCTTCGCCGAGGAGAGCCCCGAGACGCCCTTCGAGGCGCTCTACGAGGATATCACGGTGGCCCCTTACACCCCTCAGGAGTGA